In the genome of Daucus carota subsp. sativus chromosome 9, DH1 v3.0, whole genome shotgun sequence, the window ATTCGGCGATCGAAATATGAGAGTTGTGAAATGATATGAGAGTTGCTAGATAATTGCAATTACTATACTACAAGTGCTTTATATAGTTTTCTCTACCTTTCGATATCATCTGTTTAGTTTAATTGTGtaaagaaattaattaaaaagtcgATTTGGAAGTATgctgaataataattttagccGGCGCTTTCATAAAGGTGAATCATATACGACGTTGTATACATTACCTGATCATCAAACTCCAAATGATCTGCTCCAAATAGAAATATCGTTTAGCTTCCTTTATAAGTAATTTAattgtaaatgaaaatatgtattataAATCAGCTAATTATAAGTAGTTTACAACGTGatcaaatttatttgataaataagtCTCTAAAAATGTTAGGACtttcaaattttcagattctgaCTAATAAGTCGgaaattgacttataaattcATTAATCAAACTATATGAATAAGCTGTGTTTCTGACGTATAAGTCCAAAAACAATCACAAAGTCAATTTCGATTTTAcactgaaaaatatatattttaaaataaattagaaatcgATTTAAAGTTAAAGTAAACTAAAATCTTCgagtgaataaaatattttttttaataatgtattttatttttagaattgaaAATGGCCAATGCAGTAAGATACGTTATATCCAGTCCAACTATACATGTCGCTATAGGCGAGACACAGAGAAAGAGaaagcagttgaaaagaagatTAACTTTACTTACAAGAATGTACTATATCATTATGATAAATAATTAACTACTTAAGTTTCCATTATATACCATATGTCTTGTAGTGTTGCATTGTATTAGCTGGTTCTCTAGATCAGTAGACGGCCATGTACAGTTAAGCATTCCAAATAAACAGTTAATTTGATCGAATAAACTGTCCACATTGACTTGACCATGTCTTGtgctaaaaatttaatattaaatcatgtgGAAATGGAGGCAGTCATATTAAGAAAGTTGATAAAATTCTTCAAAGAGTCGAATAAAATGTTAGCGACAAATGGAAGAATAACATCAGTTATTTACAATAACATGAGGAGTATTTTGCAAAAATTAACGTGTTCTGATATGTAATTATACATGTGAATGTTTAACACGTATAATTATTGACGTGGTTTGTATGGTCGAGGAGCAGGACGTAATGGTGACAAATGCGTGACATAACTACATATGTAAGGAGGAGTGAAGTTTACATGCTTTCTATAgttggtgttttttttttttttttgaaacgtaggaacccgcagcgaCAGGTTCTGGCGCAGAAGGCATAATTACAAATATCGCTTCCTTCGgaagtcgaacctgtgaccaagaggatacaagtcccctctttaaccagctgaaccaaccgtTGTTATATAAGACTGTTTgcttgagtttaaaataaatatttcacaaAAAGTGAAGCAGTTTTTAGAAGCAAGTCTTCAACTAAAAAGGTGAAATAcaaattagaagcaagttaaaatCTAAAAAGTGTTTATACTTTTTTAAACAAGCGGATCAATAAAATTAGAATTCTAACTTCTTTGAAGAGAAGTACTTCTCTGAAAAGAAGTACTTCTTTTATGTGGCCAAGCAGGCACATAAATCCGTCGATTAATAAATTTGTGAACACaacgaatttttttaaaatattttatatatttgtaccttccctctttttattttttttctttaagttTAATAAGAACATTTCCAAGAGTCTCTCTATTTAAGTTTTTAGGTGAAAAAAATAAAGAGTCATGCATAATTTAGAGCTCCAAGAGGCTGTTAAAAACTCTTCAAAAAGTTAAGAGCTCatcctctctctcctctcttttaggaGGAGCCCGTGAGCTGggtcttaacttatttttatcaataatttttttttccctccAATTCATCCCCACTTTTGAATTTGAATCTTGTTATAGTGGAGTCCAAcatggataaaatataatatagagaAGAAATCTAAAAGAGCATTATTCGAGTTCATACTCTTAACATTGTACAAAATCGAAAATTGCTAAGAGtcataatttttcatattatatttaggaaCCAATTAGATGACCCTTGACGAAGCAAATGTTATATATTATCCTGTGCATTACATCACAGGTTATAATCCTAGCCAGGGCGGccgaagaaaaatattataaaatttatgattatgATCATATTTGATattgtttctttttatttttgagaagaataatttaataatgaaaaaCTTGAATACTGTCCAAACTTCACTATTTGACCATAATCAAAGCCTCTTAGAGGTAAAAGGGCCGACATACATACATCGGGCCATAAACAATCTGACCCATAATAACCTATGCAATCCATTCCTTATTTTTATTCTCCTTTTTTCCCCTTCCCTTTTTATGTGAGAAATGAGTGAAAAATTGTAGGTTATGGTATGATGTCATCTTGAAAAGAACGGCATGTGATACCGTTTTATATTACTTTACGATTTCACTCTTTTCATCAAACCTAATAGATAAAAgacttaaataaatatatttgaaaaacatatattttaattttgaaattaactATTTTTTATACGTCTGTGTAAACGGCCATAGATTCataattaattgttaatatatgaGAAATATCATGcttgaaatatataaatacatctataggttatttttttttattacatgaCATTACTGAGATCTTGTCCCTTACTCTTGTTACtcactttttttttaagttagtagattttttttcttaacaaagatatataaatattatgtattACTTACTAATTGATATAAGTTATgtcattaaaaactaaaaaatgtgTAATTTGTATGTATTATGGGGCGGTCtgggtgaatttaaaataaatgttttgtATAAAGTAAACAAGTGAAAAAAAAAGTtagaaacaaaatttataattgaatAACGTGTccgggaaaaaaaataaaaattaaaaaacaaaaactaagattttcaattttttaggtatgtcttaattttttaccaaaacaatataaataaatatttcaaataatgaATTTAGAAGCCGGATTTAAAAACGGTCATCAAACGGCAAACACCGCGTATGTACATCGTATACTACTAGAGTACTAGACATCACTGGATTGAGGTTCATGAACCTCCGTCATGTGTAAGGTAAAGTCAATAAGCTCCTTTGAAATACAATTTGGTATTAGTTAATTCACAATtactttataaattttagtatgCAACTTTTTTCAACAACTAACCCCATTTTAACTTTCTTTAACATTTAATTCTTTTCCAAGAGGCTCACGGTATTTTGAGACGTCCCACCAATTATATACgttccaaaaataataaatttttataatataaaacatcattacaccaactactttcctcAATCATCACTTGCCGTTAGAAGTAGCAGAGGTACTGCCGAGCAGGGAACTGCAGCTGCTATTAGGATACCAATGTTAAGAGTTTGTGATTTCAAAAGTGGAACCCCAGAAATAATTCAGGCTTGTTATGCTATACTTGTTTTAGTTCTTCCAAGTGGGCAACTCAGGTGCTGGGGAAATCAGGAAATAGAGATAGTAAATGCAGTTGCTGATCAAGTAGCTGTAGCGCTTTCCCATGCTGCGGTGCTAGAAGAGTCTCAACTGGTAAGAGAAATATTAGCTGAACAAAATCGAGCATTGCAGCAAGCAAAACAAGACGCAATGATGGCTAACCATGCAAGAAATTCTTTTCAGACGGTAATGAGTAATGGGTTGAGAAGACCTATGCACTCAATTATGGGTTTGCTTTCTATTTTGCAAGATGAAAACTTAAGCAACGCGCAGAGGACGTTAGTTCACACAATGGCTACAACTAGCGATGTCCTCTCCGTCTTGATAAATGATGTGATGGATATTTCACCAAATGCCGATGCTAGATGTCCATTTAATATGAAGTATTTCAGCCTGCATTCCATGGTAAAAGAAGCAGCTTGCCTCGCCAAGTGCTTGTGCGcacaaaaaaattatctatttgCTATTGAAGTTGAGAAGTCTCTTCCTGATTATGTTATGGGTGATGGGAGAAGAGTTTTTCAGGTGATTTTACATATGGTTGGAAATCTCTTAAAAGATAGCAGTGTATGGGGGTGTTTAAGCATAAGGGTATTTCCAGAAAGCGGAGTATGTTTGGAAAGAAATGACCAAGAATGGGGAACGAGGAGAACAAATTCATTTGATGGACATGTCTATGTCAAATTTGAGATTGGAATTAATAATAATGGTGCACAAATTGAGAGTTCTAGTGATGAAAGACATTGGAACATGGGAATTGAGGAAGGCTTGAGCTTCGGTGTATGCAGGAAACTCGTTCAGGTTTGTTCTgcttttatgttttgttttaaaaatttcagTGATATATCTTGTGTTTTATATAACTTAAATGAGCCATTATGAGTAAATAAACTGATCACTCTCAAATAGACTAAGTCACTAAAGAATCAAGGACTATATGGGTTATTCTTGTTTGTAAATTCTGTTCACTTGTGGTGTAATGTagtctatattttatttaacatgatATGTGGAATTCTGACAAATATATAACCTCCATTGAAATTTAATGTGTTGAATTTGATTTAGGCATCGTTATTTTTGaagtagtatttttgtatttttctatatatttcaCTTTGAATGTTTTTAATAAGGTTTGATTTCATTTTACATTTTGTTCTCAGATGATGCAAGGCAATATTTGGGTGGTTCCAAATCCGGTGGGTTTTGATCAAAGCATGGCTCTTGTTCTTCCTTTTCACCTCAGGCGATCAATTGCAATCGGTGGAGTAGAAACTGGTGAGACATCTGAGCGTCCAGATTCGAATTCTATATTTAGGGGCCTTCAGATCCTATTAGCTGATTATGATCATGTGAATCTGGCCGTAACAAGGAGGCTACTAGAGAAGCTGGGATGTGTTGTTTCAGTTGTTTCATCTGGTTATGAGTGTCTTGGTTTGTTGGGTCCATCTCCACCTTTCCACGTAATTCTGTTAGATCTACACATGCCTGATCTAGATGGATATGAGATTGCTATGAGAATTCGGAAGTTTAATCCAACTCAGCCGCTCATCATAGCCATGTCCGCAAGTGATACTAAAGATGTGTGGGAAAAATGTTTGCAAGTAGGATTCAATGGACTTGTTGAAAAACCAGTTCTGCTAGGAGGCATAGCTGATGAGCTTAGTAGAGTTCTGTTTGAAGCAAGTAATGTCGTATGATATACAGAGAGCATAGAAATATGCATCCGCGACAAGTTATAGAGGTAACAAATTTAGTAAATGTATTAGTAACCTAGCAGTAAATATAATATGCTAGAGTTTTGGAAAAGCTattctgttctttctttgtaCTTTAAACTCTGTAGTTGGTCTGAACTGGAACCAGAGCATTGTATACATTGCACACTGCACTTGTACATGGTGGATTCGACGTTGGCGGTGACTTAATATGCTGCCCTCGTTTCCATTAGAGGTCGTCGAGTTTTCAATATGGTATAGAATCCAATTACGGCCTCGTCCTAATCCCTTGAGACCTTCCACCATTTAAGTTTTGTTGCATGTTTGTGTCGTCTTGGAGAATTGATTATTTAACATTTCGAGTCGGTATGAATATTTTCTTTAGGAAGTACTAGGACTGAAGAAATTTTAGTGGAGAAACTATAAAATCAAGCAGATGAATGGAGTTTTAGTGGAGACCGGAGAGCATGGAAGCTGttattgatgatattttatGTTGGTCTTCTTTTGTTCATATGGAACCATGCATATGATATTGGGAACCTGAATGTAGACATTTTGCTCATCCTTTCACCAAGTAAGTAATACTACATCTTAGTCACATGACCTGGTAATCACAATACCGGTGTTATGTAATGATACATTGACTGTTTGACTAAgagaattaaatatttattttgaaaaaaattatataaaattgttcttttcttaaaaatagATCCTTATTTTCTTGTCAAAAAGAAcgaatataaaacatatatttaacatttatattcagaaaaatgtatattttaaaaaataaaaatattttttaaaaccgTTGCCAAACAGACACAAAAATCTTTTAAGACGATAACTTTTtcaaaatgataattattacccgtctcaatttatttattttagacgAGTTTTAAAATGTCCGCATCAGATTGAGATCAACTACTTAGATGAGTTTGACATTGATATCTATGTTAGGTAGAGTAACTAAGGTTGGTGAGTCCTTTTCGAACAACAAATGTGATGAATATTCTCACCTACATATACAGTACATcactttcaaatatttatgaaataccACGTATTTGTCGTTTTTATCCCCGTTTTTCTCGTtggtattaattttattatggtGAAACAGTGTCAATTGTTCCCTGAACAGTGGCCTTACGAAATCTCTAGTTTACACCAGAAAAACGAAGTAAATCAAAGGCTTTTTCATGCTCATGGACTCGTCACTTAGAtacttaggggtcgtttggttgaaAGGGATATGGGGTTGAAATCAGAAATCGGGTTAAGGTGGTAATTTAGGGGTGGCAGTTTCGGGTAACGgatcgtgttcgtgtcagcaatcgggtcaatttcgagtcagtttcgggtcaagctaaaatcacttaaaattgaataaaacttaaaattaaagtTATTAGAAACGAAATTTTAATTTCAGGTCATGTCGGGTCCAGTTCGTGTCAAAATGgatgattttcgggtcactttcgggttttgtctcagtaaatcgggttacgGGTTCgagtcgggttcgggtcgtgtTTGATATTCCCAGCTCTAGGTGGTATGGGGCTGAGGTATCGGGTTAAGGTGGTATGGGGCTGAGGTATCATTTCTGATATCgtgtgtttggttgagtttggttgagtgctggaatgaatatgattgaattaaaatatgttatgaattataattaatttaaaatattattaaattaatacttatatatatttgagttataaatttattttgtattaattattttacatgaaataatataaatatagatgAATCACTTGTGATGAATCTTTATTGACTATAGTTTAATTAATAATGACTTTTgcgtaaatataatttattcacCTAAACAAAAGATAATTAATATGTGtcatgaatatatattaaaaagattttGAATCTGTTCTTTCCATGACCCCtcttaattgattaattttttaatttcaagagGGGTTTAGTTCACCAAAAAAATTTGACAGaaggagttttttttttgtcacaagctTACAGAAGGTGTTTCTTTGCCTGAAAGTTGAAATAAAGTGTTCATTACTTCATCTGGGTCAAGGTGGGCTTATAAATAATGTTATGGGTGCAAATATATATTCTGTCTATCCGGACTCAGTATTTGCTTTGGCCCAAAggccttagagcaagtccaataaatgtcctaaactcatatttaaggtaatgtgtcaaaaaatgcactccaacactatcctagtgttatcctaaatctctagcacaaccttaattctcctagtcattacctatttataagtaacccttagtcattacctatttattatttatgaataaaataatcatatctctccttctttctttgtctattcTCTCATTTTTCccttctctctcaaatttattattaaaataattttaggagaacaaatataaggattactattggagttgacaataaaaatagattacctaaatcactaagacagtAAGATATActagcactcattattttatattatttatattatttataagtaataggATAGGTAACTTATTAGACTTGCTCTTAAGCTTACGTAACAAGGGCGAAGTTAGGAAGCTTTTCGGCGGGGACCAGTAAATTTTGGTAAAACATGGCCTGGTGGGCTGTAAGACCTTTGTGGGCTCCCATTTCCAGTTATAAGCCTCATTGTGACCTCAATATATATGCCTTAGTGAATTTCTACAAAACCTTTATAAGCTAGATTTTGCCCCTTAATGGGCTTGAGTCTGTGAGCTTGTTGTGTGCGGATTTGGTTTTTTAATTCGCTTACGCCCTGAGCTGAAAAGtcaaaaataaacataattaatgttttataaaattcacTCTCTAACCATACTCGTCTTTTATCCATAATTTTAGTCAATTCGTGAATGACTATATTATgtatcaaaaaatcaaacaatttatatttaaaaatgaaagaATAAAATCCTGACTATGTTATgtatcaaaaaatcaaacgatttatatttaaaaatgaagGAATAAAACCCTAATGTAGGGGAGGGGCAGTAAGAATCCAACTGTAATGGCAAATACAAGTATTAATAATTCTAACactaaaagataaaaaaaagacAAGGAAACCCTACAAGATATAATAAGCTCTGAAAACACACTGCAGACCACCTcgatgaatctgcaagttgcgGAAGATGGCTGGTGTCACATAGTGAGACGTGTACGGTGAACTCAATCTCCACAGTTAAAGAGGTCCGTATATAGTGTTGGAAACCTAACCTTGTCCGCTAGTTTATTTTGTCTTGCCAAGCCAATAAACCTATAAACCTAACCGTAAAGAGGTCCCTCCATTTTAACTGAAACATAatttaaagtatatataaaatatattttcatagcttagttttatttttttttatgaaatttaaatattaaatgtttaattcaaacaaaaaaacattataatttatagaCTAAATCTCGTAAGAGTATTAAAATGAGTATCAATTACATGCACTACAAGagttatatacaaatattttcttGGGTTAAGtcttctcttttatttttttacacacaaatgattttattaataatataaaacacttaaTAAAAGAAGTATTAAAACACGATCGAGATGGATCTTAGAATTGTCAACTATAATCTGAttgtgaaataaaaaaataaattaaacagaTAACCATTTTAGTTCCAGATTATTTAACacatataatattcaaatttttaatttgaaaatattataatgacaATTAACCTTCACATAAATACTATTTATCGTCTTATGTCCGCAAATACTACTTACATCAAGTGATGTTGAATTAATAAAGCAccatctttttttcttttctttttttgatagATTAGGAGTACATCAAACTTCAATGCTGATACGAACTAAAGCAGTCTCAAGTGGCAAACACGAAGGACCCCCTTGAGATAAATCAGGCGTTCTCCATCTAATACGCATGATTTACatcaataaaatgttttcttgGTAGCTCCTATTTTAATCATGCTAAATCTAGATGAAATAGCTAGATCATGATATATGGTGCAATCTCTGTTATGGCCAATTTTGGTTATAAGTGGagacaagggcgcgcccttctcgCGGCATTCCGGAGGACGTGGCCTTATGTTTCGGAGACAGGTGTAACGTATATGGAGGGTTAAGAAGACAAGGCAGTAAGGATCAAGAGCGCGCTCTCAGGGGTCGCGCCCATAGTTAGATAATGTGtgtgaggatgagtgagtctcgatgacgacccttccgagggatacgaagacctacCCTTCCGAAGAATATGAACACTAGTGCCAGGCTCATCTggaagttatcaggctcatctggtagttcccgggttacgaccgagcgtgatctataatccccaatcctgctatctgccgggttgtcctcgtgcgggggcttggggtgatcacggttgtagaaggccctcaggggtgacatgaaggccgatcatatgtctgggtcctgtattctggtgagttagccctcattgggggactgagacgatcgtgtaatttggctcctcaatggtcttacctcttagtgagaaccttcactagggggtaaggacgcgtccctacacctcaaggaatgggtcacggctctatccgatgtctcctccatgctacgaaaagtagcggttagtgtcatctctcgtagtggagatgatgccgtatccgtgatgtacttggactaggagccTAAGGTAGTTGCCTCAAGGcttacttctaactggagtagaactttaagtgataagtcaccggcccaaggttggtcttatccccaagaggcctagtcttaatcaaactaggagtcttggttcaatagaactacgtatggcttgatcccctataaatataggggtacgtaggcacattaggggatcatgagttgagagcacgtgagaccaactcaaaaccctaatctcagccacccctaaaacacacaaccaccacaCTCCGGTAGCTaaaaccaccgtcacagatcttgattccggctataaacctcatctttgttgattaccaaattcctctatcaacaatctccatcaataatatatatatattagggttgaaaaatatgtaaaagaaaaaaattccTTGAAATACAGTTTTGTAAGTAAATCATAATTTGTAGAATTAAGTATTCAAATATTACTTTTTCAGAAAATAGTTTTGGATATTACATTAAAACATTTTATATGTTCGTGTTCTTAACAGCATAATAACTCTGAATGCCAAGCATTTAtgagatattttcatatatgagTTTATCTTGGTTAATTTAGACTTCCGATAGATAAAATAATGTCATTTATAATGTTACATTAATGAACGCATGGATCTTACTATCTTGTTTAATTTGGACTTTTGAATACCagataaaataatgttatttaTAATGTTACATTGAGCGCATCGACCTTATAAAAATTGTGTACATCAAAATTGTGTACATAGATTCAAAAACTAACTCAAGTCATTACGAGAGAAACGCACATTTCTGATCGAAATGCACCGTCGGAATTGCCCGGTTGGGGAGGAACACTGTACAAGTTAGTATTCGgcattcaatttttaaaatttggctAAATACCCTTATAACTCTTAATGTTTGAGATTGTGTAAGGTCTCAATATTTTAACCCGGTCGATTTAACTCTTCAAGTATTCGAAAGGTCCTGATTATTCCTCATACTAAAAAGCGTATACAACTTATGGACAAATTATAACATTCACACTCGTGCGAATGTTATAAGAGAATTAAACATTGAAGGTTAAGGGTTAAAATACACATCTAATGTAAAAGGAacatcgaatatatatatatatttcaggaGTTAAAAAGAACGAGCAAATTTTATCTTTAATAGTAACTGATCTGAAGTTCAATGATTTGCGGTTTTTTTGGCAATATTCCCTACAAAACTGTCATACTGTGTGCATATCTAGATCTAGCGCCAcaacaaaagttataaaatacAGTACTTTGGCAGTAGCTGCATCTTTAGACACCGAGCTGAGAGTACTGCTAACAACTCCACTCCACTATCAGTTTAAAGCAATGAGTGAAAATGTGCCGAGGTCGTGTCTTCAACTCCTGTGTAAACGTATATATGGGACTTTCTTAAAAGCTGCTCACTAACAACACAAGTTCCCACCTTCAAGTTCCAACACAAAACCCTCTCACCCTGTGTAAGACTAATGCCCCTAATATTAAATGGTTGTCTGtaattcatattataaaaaatgaaagagCATTTAAAAATCGAGATTCccctcttataaagtataaataaatcagATTTTGTATCGTAGAAATGCTTAAATAAACTAGTAAGTAACATGGAGCACTATAGGAGTATTATATAGCCAGAGGTACTTTATCGATCGCTTGCACAAAGATTTCTTTGACCCACATTATGATTATAGCGGAATGAGAATTGCATTTCTAATTTATTACTGTAATTTCCACTTTCTATGTGAATTTGATATAGATAGCAATCATATATCGAACTGGCTACAAGATATACAAATCTAGTAAACATTTATTTACTCCGATCTATAAGGAAACTCTGCAAATTTTCATTCTTCTAAGTTCTAAACTTCACAAGTCTTCCTACATTTTCGGATACAAACAGAAATTCTATGACCGTTTTATTAAGTTCTCTCAATTCGATCTCTTCAATATGGAGGCCTTTCACTACCCCAAGCATATGCATCCCGGCTCAATTGCCCACCATTAGGCATTGAGTTAGGAGGCATACTAGGCATTGAGTTAGGAGGCATACTGTACATAAAAAGAGATGACGGATCCGGGAGGCCATGATGATCTTGGCCTCCCGGACCACTACTCCCCACAGCAGGAGGCGAACCTCCTGCACTGTGGGGCATAGTCTGCCCCGACTCCTCGTCATCCTCCAGAGGCAACCTCTCATAAGTAGCATTCGCAAATGTGGCAGCAATAATCATAATCGGCCCTGCTGCCACAAGCGAACCTACCACACAACCCCCCACCACTTGCCCTTGCCCTCCCGCCAGATAAACCGTCAGCCCCGTCGAGCCTGGCGGGGCTGGACCAGGCAAAAACGCACCAGTCAACGACAAGATCTCGAAAGTTCCATGAAGTGCCACCACAGCCCCCGGGGCAGCTGGCTGCCTCAGTGTCACATTAATCACAGAACCACTCCCACTAAGCACGCAGACGCCTCGTTGGCGTCTACGCGCAAACTGAGCTATACTTTCTGCCACATCAGCTCCGCTCGCAATTTCCATCACATGGCTTCGAAGAGAATTAGGGCTGTCACGTGTCACAACAATAGGG includes:
- the LOC108200218 gene encoding AT-hook motif nuclear-localized protein 20 — protein: MNNKRQRELISVTDDEDRDQDNDDELNEGAVVVGSRRPKGRPPGSKNRPKPPIVVTRDSPNSLRSHVMEIASGADVAESIAQFARRRQRGVCVLSGSGSVINVTLRQPAAPGAVVALHGTFEILSLTGAFLPGPAPPGSTGLTVYLAGGQGQVVGGCVVGSLVAAGPIMIIAATFANATYERLPLEDDEESGQTMPHSAGGSPPAVGSSGPGGQDHHGLPDPSSLFMYSMPPNSMPSMPPNSMPNGGQLSRDAYAWGSERPPY
- the LOC108201651 gene encoding protein EIN4, translating into MLRVCDFKSGTPEIIQACYAILVLVLPSGQLRCWGNQEIEIVNAVADQVAVALSHAAVLEESQLVREILAEQNRALQQAKQDAMMANHARNSFQTVMSNGLRRPMHSIMGLLSILQDENLSNAQRTLVHTMATTSDVLSVLINDVMDISPNADARCPFNMKYFSLHSMVKEAACLAKCLCAQKNYLFAIEVEKSLPDYVMGDGRRVFQVILHMVGNLLKDSSVWGCLSIRVFPESGVCLERNDQEWGTRRTNSFDGHVYVKFEIGINNNGAQIESSSDERHWNMGIEEGLSFGVCRKLVQMMQGNIWVVPNPVGFDQSMALVLPFHLRRSIAIGGVETGETSERPDSNSIFRGLQILLADYDHVNLAVTRRLLEKLGCVVSVVSSGYECLGLLGPSPPFHVILLDLHMPDLDGYEIAMRIRKFNPTQPLIIAMSASDTKDVWEKCLQVGFNGLVEKPVLLGGIADELSRVLFEASNVV